One Lampris incognitus isolate fLamInc1 chromosome 14, fLamInc1.hap2, whole genome shotgun sequence DNA window includes the following coding sequences:
- the pigr gene encoding polymeric immunoglobulin receptor isoform X4, which produces MSRLLAFTLWLVTWLPGSLCTVTTVGEFSVLEGRSLTVPCHYEAQYASYVKYWCQGRMREFCSSLARTDTPTPSGAEGRVSIFDDPVQQVFTVTMTDLKDGDTGWYWCGVEVGGVWTADAAASTHVTVNHGMFAVNNKVIGEEGSSVTVECLYSERYRESEKKWCRSGDWSSCLVTGPDGRYEDASVAITDDRIGTLAVTLRELKMRDTGWYLCAAGQQRLAMHVTVTPRPSTTASWRTSSPVPSQSTTYLQPTPMNTAKESWDSHRVPDKRQQRRNGSRGL; this is translated from the exons ATGTCACGGCTTCTCGCGTTCACCCTCTGGTTGGTAACTTGGCTTCCAG GTTCTCTATGTACAGTGACCACGGTGGGAGAGTTCTCAGTGTTGGAGGGCCGTTCGCTCACAGTGCCGTGTCATTACGAGGCTCAATATGCCAGCTATGTAAAGTACTGGTGTCAAGGGAGAATGAGGGAGTTCTGCAGCAGCCTCGCCCGGACAGATACCCCAACACCCAGTGGCGCCGAGGGGAGGGTGAGCATTTTTGATGACCCTGTCCAGCAGGTTTTTACAGTGACCATGACAGACCTGAAGGATGGGGACACCGGCTGgtactggtgtggtgtggaggTGGGTGGTGTATGGACCGCTGATGCGGCCGCCTCGACGCACGTCACGGTCAATCATG GTATGTTTGCTGTGAACAATAAAGTAATTGGAGAGGAAGGGAGCAGCGTCACAGTTGAATGTCTTTACAGTGAGAGATACAG AGAAAGTGAGAAGAAGTGGTGTCGCAGTGGAGACTGGAGCTCCTGCCTGGTGACAGGCCCTGATGGGAGGTACGAGGACGCCTCAGTGGCCATCACTGATGACAGAATTGGGACTTTGGCTGTAACCTTAAGGGAACTGAAGATGCGAGATACTGGCTGGTACTTGTGCGCCGCTGGACAGCAACGGCTGGCTATGCACGTGACGGTCACGCCACGACCCTCAACCA CAGCGTCCTGGAGGACATCTTCACCAGTACCAAGTCAGTCGACTACGTATCTACAACCAACGCCCATGAATACTGCAAAGGAATCCTGGGACTCTCATCG AGTCCCAGATAAAAGACAGCAGAGAAGAAATGGGAGCAGGGGTCTGTGA
- the pigr gene encoding polymeric immunoglobulin receptor isoform X3 translates to MSRLLAFTLWLVTWLPGSLCTVTTVGEFSVLEGRSLTVPCHYEAQYASYVKYWCQGRMREFCSSLARTDTPTPSGAEGRVSIFDDPVQQVFTVTMTDLKDGDTGWYWCGVEVGGVWTADAAASTHVTVNHGMFAVNNKVIGEEGSSVTVECLYSERYRESEKKWCRSGDWSSCLVTGPDGRYEDASVAITDDRIGTLAVTLRELKMRDTGWYLCAAGQQRLAMHVTVTPRPSTTASWRTSSPVPSQSTTYLQPTPMNTAKESWDSHRGTPGIKVTFKMPPSSSSTGIRRIWMDSESSSDQLIVQCRVKINSNMYISF, encoded by the exons ATGTCACGGCTTCTCGCGTTCACCCTCTGGTTGGTAACTTGGCTTCCAG GTTCTCTATGTACAGTGACCACGGTGGGAGAGTTCTCAGTGTTGGAGGGCCGTTCGCTCACAGTGCCGTGTCATTACGAGGCTCAATATGCCAGCTATGTAAAGTACTGGTGTCAAGGGAGAATGAGGGAGTTCTGCAGCAGCCTCGCCCGGACAGATACCCCAACACCCAGTGGCGCCGAGGGGAGGGTGAGCATTTTTGATGACCCTGTCCAGCAGGTTTTTACAGTGACCATGACAGACCTGAAGGATGGGGACACCGGCTGgtactggtgtggtgtggaggTGGGTGGTGTATGGACCGCTGATGCGGCCGCCTCGACGCACGTCACGGTCAATCATG GTATGTTTGCTGTGAACAATAAAGTAATTGGAGAGGAAGGGAGCAGCGTCACAGTTGAATGTCTTTACAGTGAGAGATACAG AGAAAGTGAGAAGAAGTGGTGTCGCAGTGGAGACTGGAGCTCCTGCCTGGTGACAGGCCCTGATGGGAGGTACGAGGACGCCTCAGTGGCCATCACTGATGACAGAATTGGGACTTTGGCTGTAACCTTAAGGGAACTGAAGATGCGAGATACTGGCTGGTACTTGTGCGCCGCTGGACAGCAACGGCTGGCTATGCACGTGACGGTCACGCCACGACCCTCAACCA CAGCGTCCTGGAGGACATCTTCACCAGTACCAAGTCAGTCGACTACGTATCTACAACCAACGCCCATGAATACTGCAAAGGAATCCTGGGACTCTCATCG GGGTACCCCGGGGATCAAGGTGACCTTCAAAATGCCACCATCCTCTTCCTCAACAGGGATTCGCAGAATATGGATGGATTCTGAGTCCAGTTCAGATCAACTAATTGTTCAGTGTAGGGTCAAAATAAACTCAAATATGTACATTTCGTTCTAG
- the pigr gene encoding polymeric immunoglobulin receptor isoform X2, whose amino-acid sequence MSRLLAFTLWLVTWLPGSLCTVTTVGEFSVLEGRSLTVPCHYEAQYASYVKYWCQGRMREFCSSLARTDTPTPSGAEGRVSIFDDPVQQVFTVTMTDLKDGDTGWYWCGVEVGGVWTADAAASTHVTVNHGMFAVNNKVIGEEGSSVTVECLYSERYRESEKKWCRSGDWSSCLVTGPDGRYEDASVAITDDRIGTLAVTLRELKMRDTGWYLCAAGQQRLAMHVTVTPRPSTTSWRTSSPVPSQSTTYLQPTPMNTAKESWDSHRHILEAVLVFASLVLIVGMALLARKICEQYKRERRLGEAEELKARLNGYPGDQGDLQNATILFLNRDSQNMDGF is encoded by the exons ATGTCACGGCTTCTCGCGTTCACCCTCTGGTTGGTAACTTGGCTTCCAG GTTCTCTATGTACAGTGACCACGGTGGGAGAGTTCTCAGTGTTGGAGGGCCGTTCGCTCACAGTGCCGTGTCATTACGAGGCTCAATATGCCAGCTATGTAAAGTACTGGTGTCAAGGGAGAATGAGGGAGTTCTGCAGCAGCCTCGCCCGGACAGATACCCCAACACCCAGTGGCGCCGAGGGGAGGGTGAGCATTTTTGATGACCCTGTCCAGCAGGTTTTTACAGTGACCATGACAGACCTGAAGGATGGGGACACCGGCTGgtactggtgtggtgtggaggTGGGTGGTGTATGGACCGCTGATGCGGCCGCCTCGACGCACGTCACGGTCAATCATG GTATGTTTGCTGTGAACAATAAAGTAATTGGAGAGGAAGGGAGCAGCGTCACAGTTGAATGTCTTTACAGTGAGAGATACAG AGAAAGTGAGAAGAAGTGGTGTCGCAGTGGAGACTGGAGCTCCTGCCTGGTGACAGGCCCTGATGGGAGGTACGAGGACGCCTCAGTGGCCATCACTGATGACAGAATTGGGACTTTGGCTGTAACCTTAAGGGAACTGAAGATGCGAGATACTGGCTGGTACTTGTGCGCCGCTGGACAGCAACGGCTGGCTATGCACGTGACGGTCACGCCACGACCCTCAACCA CGTCCTGGAGGACATCTTCACCAGTACCAAGTCAGTCGACTACGTATCTACAACCAACGCCCATGAATACTGCAAAGGAATCCTGGGACTCTCATCG GCACATTTTGGAGGCCGTGTTGGTGTTTGCATCTCTTGTGCTCATAGTGGGCATGGCTTTGTTAGCAAGAAAGATTTGCGAGCAATACA AAAGGGAACGAAGGTTAGGAGAGGCAGAGGAGCTGAAAGCAAGGCTCAAT GGGTACCCCGGGGATCAAGGTGACCTTCAAAATGCCACCATCCTCTTCCTCAACAGGGATTCGCAGAATATGGATGGATTCTGA
- the pigr gene encoding polymeric immunoglobulin receptor isoform X1: MSRLLAFTLWLVTWLPGSLCTVTTVGEFSVLEGRSLTVPCHYEAQYASYVKYWCQGRMREFCSSLARTDTPTPSGAEGRVSIFDDPVQQVFTVTMTDLKDGDTGWYWCGVEVGGVWTADAAASTHVTVNHGMFAVNNKVIGEEGSSVTVECLYSERYRESEKKWCRSGDWSSCLVTGPDGRYEDASVAITDDRIGTLAVTLRELKMRDTGWYLCAAGQQRLAMHVTVTPRPSTTASWRTSSPVPSQSTTYLQPTPMNTAKESWDSHRHILEAVLVFASLVLIVGMALLARKICEQYKRERRLGEAEELKARLNGYPGDQGDLQNATILFLNRDSQNMDGF; this comes from the exons ATGTCACGGCTTCTCGCGTTCACCCTCTGGTTGGTAACTTGGCTTCCAG GTTCTCTATGTACAGTGACCACGGTGGGAGAGTTCTCAGTGTTGGAGGGCCGTTCGCTCACAGTGCCGTGTCATTACGAGGCTCAATATGCCAGCTATGTAAAGTACTGGTGTCAAGGGAGAATGAGGGAGTTCTGCAGCAGCCTCGCCCGGACAGATACCCCAACACCCAGTGGCGCCGAGGGGAGGGTGAGCATTTTTGATGACCCTGTCCAGCAGGTTTTTACAGTGACCATGACAGACCTGAAGGATGGGGACACCGGCTGgtactggtgtggtgtggaggTGGGTGGTGTATGGACCGCTGATGCGGCCGCCTCGACGCACGTCACGGTCAATCATG GTATGTTTGCTGTGAACAATAAAGTAATTGGAGAGGAAGGGAGCAGCGTCACAGTTGAATGTCTTTACAGTGAGAGATACAG AGAAAGTGAGAAGAAGTGGTGTCGCAGTGGAGACTGGAGCTCCTGCCTGGTGACAGGCCCTGATGGGAGGTACGAGGACGCCTCAGTGGCCATCACTGATGACAGAATTGGGACTTTGGCTGTAACCTTAAGGGAACTGAAGATGCGAGATACTGGCTGGTACTTGTGCGCCGCTGGACAGCAACGGCTGGCTATGCACGTGACGGTCACGCCACGACCCTCAACCA CAGCGTCCTGGAGGACATCTTCACCAGTACCAAGTCAGTCGACTACGTATCTACAACCAACGCCCATGAATACTGCAAAGGAATCCTGGGACTCTCATCG GCACATTTTGGAGGCCGTGTTGGTGTTTGCATCTCTTGTGCTCATAGTGGGCATGGCTTTGTTAGCAAGAAAGATTTGCGAGCAATACA AAAGGGAACGAAGGTTAGGAGAGGCAGAGGAGCTGAAAGCAAGGCTCAAT GGGTACCCCGGGGATCAAGGTGACCTTCAAAATGCCACCATCCTCTTCCTCAACAGGGATTCGCAGAATATGGATGGATTCTGA
- the dad1 gene encoding dolichyl-diphosphooligosaccharide--protein glycosyltransferase subunit DAD1 yields the protein MSNSVISVISRFLEEYATTTPNKLKVVDAYLLYILLTGALQFLYCLLVGTFPFNSFLSGFISCVGSFILAVCLRIQINPQNKGDFLSISPERAFADFLFAHTVLHLVVMNFIG from the exons ATGTCGAACTCGGTTATATCGGTTATTTCTCGGTTCCTGGAGGAATACGCCACCACGACGCCCAATAAGCTAAAAGTAGTAGATGCCTATTTGCTGTACATCCTGCTAACCGGGGCGCTGCAGTTCCTCTACTGTCTCCTCGTAGGCACCTTCCCCTTCAACAGCTTCTTATCAGGCTTTATCTCCTGTGTGGGCTCTTTCATACTCGCAG TTTGTCTTCGTATCCAGATCAACCCACAGAACAAAGGAGACTTCCTGTCCATCTCACCAGAAAGGGCCTTTGCTGACTTCCTCTTCGCACACACGGTTCTACATCTTGTTGTGATGAACTTCATTGGTTGA